In Desulfovibrio sp. UIB00, the following are encoded in one genomic region:
- a CDS encoding NERD domain-containing protein/DEAD/DEAH box helicase, whose protein sequence is MFPSDVDAFTTVGEGKTYQFFQKVARPDSAFLAWYSPDVEDKEPDFILFSPECGLIVFEVKDWALDQIIKADPKAVTLQLGATQERRKNPFAQAKEYVNSLLNLLDRGESHSSNGKLNLPCPVNSGAVLPHICRKDFLNAGLGEVMDASRILFWDDMQLDSPFVRDAAGQIFRQWLMEHFPPRFIFALSPAELDKLRAAIFPVVRIQLPQRCGTASELQQQNIIRVLNAEQDNLARSFNADKQLVTGPPGSGKTLILAHRAGFLPRVNKHVRRILIVCFNLSLVGYIRRLLSVRGVGLGSEGVEVLPFYSLCEKILGERLAHSQEQGDYYELVVRETLERLNGSHPLQGHWDAIMVDEGQDFSSDMAQVVLRLLPKWGSLLVTQDDNQCLYPQGKQGWDSLEIPGLRIHRLTQQYRNTKAIARIAARMLESTLSPESLVGAEGTRPELLECPDAASLPATVASAVAQLIRSGVPMNEIAVLYAQSKISGVENLPEALVQAIEAQGVLAQWAARDYSSKKNFDITTESVTISTIYSAKGLDFAHVFLLGLGGLNPASVHHRRLAYVGMTRARERLTICQCGKCAMTDRLFD, encoded by the coding sequence ATGTTTCCCAGTGATGTTGATGCATTTACTACGGTTGGAGAAGGAAAAACCTACCAGTTCTTTCAAAAAGTCGCCCGGCCAGACAGCGCTTTTTTGGCATGGTATTCCCCCGATGTAGAAGATAAAGAGCCAGATTTTATTCTGTTTTCTCCAGAATGCGGATTAATTGTTTTTGAAGTTAAAGATTGGGCTCTGGACCAGATTATCAAGGCTGACCCCAAGGCCGTAACCCTTCAGCTTGGGGCGACTCAAGAAAGACGAAAAAATCCATTTGCGCAGGCCAAAGAGTATGTAAACAGCCTGTTGAACCTGTTGGATCGAGGAGAATCGCATTCCTCAAACGGCAAGCTCAACTTGCCTTGCCCTGTTAACTCCGGTGCTGTTTTACCCCATATTTGCCGCAAAGATTTCTTGAATGCGGGTTTGGGCGAAGTCATGGATGCATCCCGTATCCTTTTCTGGGATGATATGCAGCTAGATTCCCCCTTTGTGCGGGATGCCGCAGGGCAAATATTTCGCCAGTGGCTGATGGAGCATTTCCCCCCACGTTTTATATTTGCGCTCTCTCCCGCAGAGCTGGACAAGCTACGAGCGGCAATTTTCCCTGTAGTTCGAATCCAGCTGCCACAGCGTTGTGGAACTGCATCCGAATTGCAGCAGCAGAATATCATCCGCGTGCTTAATGCCGAGCAGGACAACCTGGCCAGATCTTTCAATGCCGATAAACAGCTTGTTACAGGGCCTCCCGGCAGCGGAAAAACCCTTATCCTCGCCCACAGGGCCGGTTTTTTGCCTCGGGTAAACAAGCATGTGCGACGTATTCTGATTGTTTGCTTCAATCTGTCGCTGGTCGGGTATATCCGTCGTTTACTTTCCGTCCGTGGGGTTGGACTGGGTTCGGAAGGAGTGGAGGTTTTGCCTTTTTACTCCCTGTGTGAAAAAATTTTGGGTGAACGGCTGGCGCATTCTCAAGAGCAAGGCGACTATTATGAACTTGTGGTTCGTGAAACCCTAGAGCGACTTAATGGCTCACATCCATTGCAGGGGCACTGGGACGCCATAATGGTGGATGAAGGGCAGGATTTTTCTTCAGACATGGCTCAGGTTGTTCTGCGGCTTTTGCCAAAGTGGGGCAGTTTGCTGGTGACGCAGGATGACAACCAGTGCTTGTACCCACAGGGTAAGCAAGGATGGGACTCTCTGGAAATTCCCGGCTTGCGAATTCACAGGCTGACGCAGCAATATCGCAATACCAAGGCCATAGCGCGGATCGCGGCACGTATGCTGGAGAGCACGCTGTCGCCGGAGTCATTGGTGGGGGCAGAAGGAACCCGGCCAGAACTTTTGGAGTGCCCAGATGCTGCATCGTTGCCAGCAACTGTTGCCTCGGCGGTTGCGCAGCTAATACGCAGTGGCGTGCCAATGAACGAAATTGCTGTCCTTTATGCTCAGTCAAAAATCAGTGGCGTGGAAAACCTGCCGGAAGCACTGGTGCAGGCCATTGAAGCGCAGGGTGTGCTTGCGCAGTGGGCAGCGCGCGATTACTCAAGCAAAAAGAATTTTGACATAACCACTGAAAGCGTCACAATTTCAACTATTTATAGTGCAAAGGGCCTGGATTTTGCTCATGTTTTTCTGCTCGGCCTAGGAGGGCTCAATCCCGCCTCTGTTCACCACCGCCGTCTTGCCTATGTGGGTATGACACGTGCGAGGGAAAGGCTGACCATATGCCAATGTGGAAAGTGTGCCATGACTGACAGACTATTTGACTGA
- a CDS encoding WYL domain-containing protein, translating to MPPKLDPDTTPGVKTLRLFRKLLLDRRRHYQSDLAVELQCSPQTVGRLASEIETVIGTALHSGLDNRKRWYQYIVNDGHSLGLDFEELRFLSICREMASGILPDPVLKRVDASLRHLALHMADPNNISPKKHFSFNAKGRIDYTPHAGHIEKLVTAADQGLCCEVTYRAPGRETPKEHLFVPVRMVAMNNALYAVGFFVDADTCTPERPCNMAIHRVQRLVTTDMRVRHPLPQIDEAGFGLPWHEPRAFCIRFSPKVADYVQEREWAADQRVESMADGSIKLTLTTCAEPELKAWVRSFGEDAEFI from the coding sequence ATGCCCCCGAAGTTGGATCCAGATACTACTCCTGGTGTAAAAACATTGAGGCTGTTCCGAAAGCTTCTCTTAGACCGCCGCCGACACTACCAAAGCGATTTGGCAGTTGAACTACAGTGCTCCCCCCAAACTGTGGGACGCCTGGCCAGCGAAATCGAAACAGTGATTGGTACTGCATTGCATTCAGGATTAGATAATCGTAAACGCTGGTACCAATACATCGTTAATGACGGGCATTCTTTGGGGCTGGATTTTGAAGAACTTCGCTTCCTTTCCATATGCCGTGAGATGGCTTCGGGCATTCTCCCTGACCCAGTTTTGAAGCGTGTGGATGCGTCTCTTCGCCATCTTGCCCTGCATATGGCTGATCCCAACAACATTTCCCCTAAGAAACATTTTTCGTTCAATGCCAAAGGGCGCATAGACTACACGCCTCATGCAGGACATATTGAAAAGTTGGTAACTGCAGCAGACCAGGGTCTGTGTTGTGAAGTAACATACCGAGCTCCTGGTCGTGAAACACCAAAAGAGCATTTGTTTGTACCGGTCCGCATGGTTGCAATGAATAATGCCCTGTATGCGGTTGGATTTTTTGTAGACGCTGACACCTGCACACCAGAACGGCCATGTAACATGGCCATACACCGAGTGCAGCGCCTTGTCACAACTGACATGCGCGTTCGTCATCCACTGCCGCAAATCGATGAGGCTGGTTTTGGATTACCTTGGCATGAACCTCGTGCGTTTTGCATACGCTTCAGCCCAAAGGTTGCAGACTATGTACAAGAAAGGGAATGGGCAGCAGACCAGCGAGTTGAGAGCATGGCTGACGGCAGCATTAAGCTCACCCTTACTACTTGCGCAGAGCCAGAACTAAAAGCTTGGGTGCGAAGTTTTGGTGAAGATGCGGAATTTATATAA